A segment of the Trifolium pratense cultivar HEN17-A07 linkage group LG7, ARS_RC_1.1, whole genome shotgun sequence genome:
TAACTCAAATAGTAACAAACAAAAGAAGGATTTTGATGACCAATTGActagagaaagaaaagaggggGAAAATGATGAATTAGATTACATGGTAACTGTGATATGTACATATGTAATTTCCAACCACTTCTCAAGGTATATTTCCGTTTGTCAAGACATCCTTGGTCCAACTCAAATGCTAAGTTGTCATCATCAACTTTGAACCGTTTGCATCCATTGCTAGGTCCAGAATTGCTACTAGTTTCAGAAAGATATTGAATCTGTGTATAGAAGAACCTGGTGTAAATAGAAACAAATGAAATAATATCTTCTCACATTACAAGATGTTATGGAAATCGGCAACCAcaattttagagaaaaaataaaaaaaggtttGCAAGTCTGGCATCGGCTGCGACATCAAGTATTTTGACCTCTTCACAACCTTGATCTATGACGCAAGGACACTCCTCGAATTAGGCATGTCCCGGTGTCAAACACCGACGCATGTCCGATCCGACACCGACacatgattacattgaattatgtaactttctcaaattattatccgTGTCAAAGTGTCAGTGTccatgtttgtgcttcatagaccACAATTGAAGCTGCATCAGTCACATTTAACACATGAAGAATTACTAAGCAACCGCGATTGAAAACCTTGTTGAAAACAATGAATAGTACACTACCTAATTTGTTAAAGAGCTATTGAAAATCTGCAATATAAAAGTATGTATGTAGCTCCGATTTTTCAATTTAAAGGCATGTCCGACACATATTAGTGTCGGACACAGACACATGTGAATGCATTCAATTAttccattttcttaatttattattgGCGCCGACATGTTAGTGTCTATATTGAATTTGGTATCAATGTCTATGTAAATGATTCATAGGTATATAAGAATACGATACACAAACAAGTCTATACTATGATACTATCAATATTCAACAGAGTaagaaaaaacatcaaaatattaaacAGAACAacagagaaaaatgaaaaagaaatgtAAGAAACCTGATCAAAGCTCTTCTGGCAATAACTTCAGCATGAGAATCATGAACAATATCACCATAAGGACGCAAAAGAGAACGTCCAATACATTTTGTTCCAGTTCCAAGTGCAACAACCTTCAATTCTAAAaccccaaataaaaaaaaaaattaattttttgattaaaaattgaaaattggtaAATGGGTATtgaataaaaaagagaaaaagtaaGAAGAGAGTACCATTGGAAggagaagagagaagaaaagCAGCCAAAACAGTTACTTCACGGCCTTGAGGTTTGCCTTTCTTTGGAAGAGAATTGTATAAAGAAATTACCTTTTCTGATACCCTTTGCCCCAAACTGTTTTCCTCTGAAGAAGCCATAGATATGGCTTGGCAGTTGGCAAGTTCAGTGAATGTGTATTGTGTAGAATAGTGAAGATGGTGAGCGCCAGAAtctcagagagagagagagaggggtcAGTGGTGACTACTTTGATGTTTTGGCCCCAACTATCTTTTATAacccaaaaaattcaattttgtctttgataaaaatttcggttaataatgtacccaaaaaaaaaaaaaaaatatttcggttaataaaaaccgattttttttaaagcaaaaaaaattcggttcatagaaatcgaagtttttattgaagagcaaaaaagtaaaatccagagaaaaaagaatcatgtgggcctaaagagaaaacatcgacTACTCTAGACTCTGGCTTACATTTGAGGCCCAAAATTGATAACTTGGTGAGTTCTTCTTTTCGCACTCCTTGAGCTCCTCACGTGCCCCTTAGTTGCCAATTTTATCCCTCGCTGGTTTGGGTTGAAGGGTGCAAAAtctagaaaaacaaaatttgctacttaagtaacgaactAAGTTCGCACTTTAACCAGcaaatcttataaaaatattttcataggGCGTGAAGGAAGGGTGAGAGggacaaaaatattagattttataaggTTTGTTATTTAAGTAGCGAACTCAACTAACTACTTAAGTAGCCAACTATATTTTtccagaaagaaaagaaaacatggAAACAACCAAGATTTGAGCAAATGTGTGCTAACATCTTGTTCACTCACCAAGATGTACCCGGTCCACGTGTTAGCCTGACATAGATTCTGATTGAATATCTTAGCGATCAGCgttttcctataaaaaaaatcattctcactttgatattttgaaaatcctAACAAAGTCTTTCTCGTGAAAATTCATTTTAGgacctaaaaaaaaaagtgaagtcCAATGTGACAAATTATTTTTGAGATGACATAAATTTGATAGACAAATTAGTCTTTGATGAATTGACATTGATGTAGTGAGATTAACATACAATGTAACATGTCCTGTCCTGCTAGATGAACTAATTTGAATGAAACTTTACAATTGTATgttaaaataaatgaagaaaagaATAATACTCTTATTCATACATTTACACATCAAAACAACAATACATTTGTTTTGtcttctaagttctaactaaTACAGACAACTTTATTCTTTAATACGaacatttatgtttttttttttactatgtgAACATATGACATATAGTTGAACTATTCTTGAAATAGTGATTTAAGATTGTATGGGCCACTTATACTCAGATTTCCACTCCACATAAATTGGGAAATAATCCTACTAGCACTTTCAGTAGGATGAACAGCATCAAAGAACACATATTCAGAAGGATTCTTACACAAGTCATAATCTTTCACTTCTCTTTTACCTCCACAACTGTAATATCCTTTATAAGGGCCACTTCCACAGCATGCCACTCCTCCTTCTTTCAAACCTTTTCATCATTAAATCAAATTAAGCCACAAATATTACAACTACAAACAacttaaaatcaaattaaagaTCTGGTATAACGTTAATTAAAATACAATTATAAGTTCAATAATTTTTAAGGAATACTCTATActacaaaattcatcgttgaaTTGGGATGaattaacaaaatttgatatatttgacTCATAATAGACCgaatacattaattttatattgatgGCTGTTCTTCGCCCTCCCCCCTTCCTCTATGCATTGTTCACATTAGGAAAAATGTACCGAAATATATCTTCCAATAAAATTTACACTGCCGAAAAATATATTTCGATAAATGGGGAGTTTCTGATCAATTTAAGGGGAGTAAAGAGCAACTGTCTTTTATATTTGGTTCATAATGGACCGAATACATCAATTTTCAGTTTATGCATGTCTCTTATAAACATAACTGAACTATTAAAAATTTGGCTAAAttacacttttgatcccctaactttcacaaacatGTGATTTTGGCCTCCTAACTTTAGCCCCTTTGGAAAAAAGCTAGACTCattgattttgaccaagtcaatgtACACGTAGACAATGACTCACATGCACATCATCATGTTTTTCCACATGGATAGCGACTCACATGTCATGTAAGCATATATGGCAAGATATATATGTTGAAGTAGCAGGTAAGTCACTGTCCGCATGtgcattgacttggtcaaaatcagtgGGAGTTGCAAAATGGTCTAAAGTTATAGGACCAAAAATACGATTTTGAAAGTTAAGGGTTTACAAATCGcaagtttatgaaaatttacgacaaaaaatgttatttagcctaaaaaatatataatatgccTTTAAAGTATGTTGAGATTTAATGTGTCTGTACATAAGATTAATATGAaagtttataattataatttatttatgggTAGATAGGTCAATTTCATGATGCATATATATTGGTAAAACTCTTTTTCTAATTGATTGAAAAATCAATGTGAGTCTCTAACTTTGAAAATAGATACCGCATGAAGTGTTGAGACCTATCTGAATTTCAGTAAATTAAAGAGCAGGTGTTAGAGAAAGTGTTGAAAGTATTGATATCACTTCTTCTCTTAAAAGTACTAATAATACCAAATTTGAAGAAGTGCTAGAAAATAGAGATATGATGACATGACCTACCAAATTTGGAAGGGTTGTTTATGACTTCAAAGGAGACATCAAAGAAATTGAAATATGAATATTTGAATCCTTTGATCTGTTTCCTTAACTTCTCAAGTTCCTCAAAAAGCACAATGTTATGCACTTTGGCAGGTGCTGAATACTCTTCAATGCAAGAACCTGATTTAGTTCCATTTACAAAAGCCTTGATGGTTGGAAAACAACCCTTAGATGGTTGGTTAAGAATCCCAAATTTCCTCCCTCCTAGATCATATATTCCCTGGTTAAGAAATTTAGAAGATGTTTGGAAAAGCttaattaaataatagtatAAGCGCTTAAAATATAAGTTCATTTATTTcaaagcttataaaaataagctgaaaacaatttatagacatatcttataaaaaaaaaatttatagacaTGTCGTAAGTTgtttcataaactattttcatagaCTATTAttgagagcttatgaaaataagttgaaaaacaatttatagacatgtcataaactgttttcataagctataatAATGAGAAATTATTGAAAACAATATATAGACGTGTCATAAACTATTTGTGTAAGATttctcaaacagtctcacaaataATTATTTCAATACATAAGTTCGAATAAGTTAATTCAAGCAAGCATTTAAACAAAGTGGTGCAGAATAAAAGTAAGATTGACATACTTTGATGACAGTTGTAAGATTACCAACTACCATggatacatatttttcatgagtGTATAAGCTGGAATTTTCTTGGAAATAATCATTGACTCCAATGTTAATCAAGTAAACAGCTTTGGATAGCAGAGTTGTGGTTTCTTTATTTCCATATCTCTGCCTCAATATCTTCTTCACATTCTTAAAATAAGTCAATTGAGTCTTTAGATCTATCACCTGAAAATATACCAAAATCTCATTTCATCAAACTCACTTAAACACAAATGACATAGATAATCATTGATTAACCGTATTATTTATATTGCATGGTTTGGTTTATAGGTCGCTTGTGTAGCAATACTAGTGTAGTTTTCTTTGATTGGTGTAACAATCCCTTAGTTTGCTTTAGTAGTTTATAAGGGGATTGTCTTTTGAATTGTAAGGATTGAGTACCCCTTATactttttataattcaaattttgcttataaaaaaaaattgaataattttttatcaaatacttACACAACTCATTGTTGGATTGATAAAAGTtactattttctttttgttctttaaCTCTAATTcttagagaaagagaaacaTAATAATTCGAAATTTGGTAgtaaggttaaaaaattgactaatatatatatcatttaataTATCATTCTTTGTGCATTTAATAAAAGAGATTTACTCCCTCAAAGTCCTcattcgccctcgaaaatttcaaaaatacccccctcgctacttaagtagcgaactcaGGGGCGCAAAACATCCTAGAATGCGAACTTATAATATAGGGGACGAAGGAAGAGGGagatatacaaaaatattaaattttataacgcATTCTAGGATGCAAACtgcttttttttagtttctcaatttttgctatttacacactcgcatCCTACGTTGCAAGGGGGTAAGATTCGAAGTCTGGATGGCACGAGAAGAAAGACTCTTAATAAAATTAGCAACATAAAACAAACCAATCCTTGATGGGTTTCTACTAAAGCCCCAGCTCCAGCTGATGCAAAATTGATTCCATTAACATATTGTTGATTACCAGGAAATAGATAAGGTTGAATTAATGGCAACTTAGCATACTCAGCTGCAATAAAGTAATTTTATTAGAGTGTTAGTTTGTACATGTAAGTTGAAAAGCATTgaagtaattaattaacaaataataCCGATAAAGGCTctgtttttaaataaacaacTAAATTAAACATGCATAGTTAAGTGCATATGTTTAACAaaattctataacaaaagatataatcaaaccaaattatttttatataattcataaattttcttGATAAGCTATTatagagagcttatgaaaataaactcaaaacaacttatgaacgtGTCATCAGTTACTTCCATATAACATCTTCCAAACAATTTCACAAGTACTCGTGTCAACacataaattcaaataagtcaattaaAACAGAAACATATTCTTACCTACAAAATCTGGAATCACTCGTCCATCAGAGAATCTACCAGTTGGAAAGTTGAAGAAGGTTTCACCATATGGTGAGTAATTTGCTTGATTATCAATAGTAGTATTGATGTAATTATTGTTTCCAACATCAAATAATGAATCTCCAAATACAAATAATGCAACATGTTGTTTTGGGAGACATATATTACCAAGGCACCTTGTTGGAATTAGAATACCATAACTTAGGGAAAAAATTAGgaaacaaaaatgaattttttttctggcCATCATAGTATAATTTCTTAATTCTTAGTAGATTATACTTCTACTTCTAACAGTATATATAATCTTATAAGATAACAATATTTATAACTATCAAAGTACACATGGAATTAGTATGAGGGTTGAATATTTCCTCTAATTAATGTATGTAAACTATCCAATGTCTTCATCACTAAGAAAATGGCCTAGGAATTAATGTGTAAAAAGTCtaactaaaaataattaaaatttatattggaaATTTTGTTGTGATTGTTATGAAACTTAAAACATTGCCAGCAAGGATACAAATATTATGGTTCCGACTCCTTTAAAATGTGATTAATTttagattataatttttttttgaacaggcAAACTTTACATTAATAAAGTGAATAATattaaaagtatatattatagatGCATCATAACAAATTATGAAGTTGTTCATGTCATAACCATTAATTTTCTTATACACTTTACTAATTTAGAGGATAcaaatcaatcgttagttgatttaatggtgattgacgctggacTTGGTAGAGAGGATCACGATTTGATCACCCGCAAGTGCTATTAAGAGGGGTTGAAACCAATTGATACCAAAACTACTCTCAAACCATCTTCGATGGTGATACCAAAATTTCAGAGAGGTCAGTGGTGACTACACTAGATTGTTGCTAAGGCTGATAGCATTCGCCTTTCTCGGCTTTGTGTTGGCCTCACACTCCCGCTTAGCAAAGGCAATGGTCGAGGGTTTGTTCCTCCTACTGCGAATTTGTGATCCAATactttgttaattatttttgaaacatTGATAGAATATATGTTAGAAAACAAAGGAGAAACACCAAGTTTGAATTCTAGAATTTTAAATTATGATGAATAGATTTGGAATTTTAGAATTCGAGTAGCACCGTTagttcagaagaaaaaaaaaatagatttggaTTATGCGCAGTTACTTGGATTATGTACAGTTATTGACTTCGTGTAGTCGTGTACTCACGGCTTCCTGATTGTCTGATCTCAATCGTACCGTCTAAAATTTGAAGATTGAAACTTcacattttataaaatcaaaatatccCTTTATTATGGACTGTTTGATCGAGATCAGACAGTCAAGAAGTTGTAACTGCGCGACCACACACATTCAGTGACCGCacaaaatccaaataaaataaaaaattcaaaaaccaaGATTTGAGTAAATGTGTGCTAACATCTTGTTCGCTCGCTCACCAAGATGAACCTGATCCCCGCGTGTTTGCCTCATCACATTGGCTCTAATAAAATTTCCTATCAATcggcattttttttataaagaaaacgATTCTCACTTTGATATTTGGAAAACCCTAGaagactctctctctctctctcgtaaaaatccattttagtccctgaaaaAAAGTGTGAAGCCCGATGTTACAAAACTACTTCTGAGATGACATTAATTTCGTAGACAAATGAGTCCTAATAAATTGACATTGATGTGAGACAATGTGCAATGTGACATGTCTTGTTAACATGTCATATCATAACCTCTATCGGTAGAAGTTTGGATTAACCAAATTGAGTGAAactttacaattttgataatgtATTTATCAATTCGTAAAAGTGAAGAACTATTTTAACTTGTTATGCATATAATTTCAAGATGTATTTTCAAgtgcaaaatatataaataaataaataaataaataaataaaacctcTCTTTTACATAGTTTTTCTTTGAAACAAAAAGTAATCCATGGTTTGTTGAGCAACAAAAATTTGGGTTCTTGTTCTGATTTATTCTCCTTGTTATTTTTAAGGATTTTTTCTCCCTTGTTATTCTCAATAATATGATAGTTTAGAATGCTTCAAAGTCAAACATGTTGGCTGCAAGGCAACTGATGTCTGTTGAATCTAAGCTTGATTCTAGTAGTTAATTCATATTGTGATGAGATTGCTTGGTGTGCAAGCAATTGAGAGAAAGTGTAACTAATTGCTTATGTGGCAAGTTAGTTAGTGAATTTGTTAGAATAACTAACTAGAGTCAGTTAGAGTTTGTTTTACCTAGgttgttagagtttgttaggTGGTTATTAGTTGGTTAGGGCCTAAGAGAATCACCAATTCAATGTGGTGATCTAGTATAAAGTGCTTGGCTCATATTAGTGTGTGTAATCAACTCTTTTCCCCTatgtggatgaataaaattgaTCTCTCTTTTCCCtaatcatcttcatcttcttcatccttTCAATTACTCAAATGCTTTTCATTCTTTCCATTCAAACACATTGTTGCTGCAAGAACAGTAGATCCTGCATATCGTGCTCATAGGCAAGGCCTAGAGACTGTGCAGCGCGCGCGTGTGTTCTTGCCAAGCCCAAGCCAGCCTGTGCAGGCCTAAGTGATTTTGTGTAAAGCTTCAAGCTGCGCCAACATctggcatcaagagcctggttcgTGCTTTAACCATGGCAACCTTTAACAATGGTCAATTCCCTGCGAATCTACCAATTTTGGATGGAAAGAATTATGATAATTGGAGCAAACAGATGAAAGTGTTGTTCAATTATCAAGATGTGATGGATCAAGTGATTAGTGGTGTGGAACCACTCTCAGAAGGTGCAACAGAGGTTCAAAGAACACAACAcaaagaattgaagaagaaagactaCAAGGCATTGTTCATAATTCATCAAAGTGTAAGCCCTGATATCTTTGAAAAGGTTGGAGATTGTGAATCAGCTAAGCAAGCTTGGGATATCTTGGCTACAGCTTATGCTGGAGATCAGAAGGTGAATAAAGTGAAGTTACAAACCCTAAGAAGCAAGTTTGCACAGCTACaaatggaagagaaagaaaCTGTAAGTGAATTCTTcactaaaattgcaaaattagttaatgaaatgaaagcCTGTGGTGAAATTGTGTCTGGTACAATGAGAGTAGAAAAGATACTGAGATCTTTAACTCCTAAGTTTGACTATGTGGTAGCTGCTATAGAAGAATCTAAGGATCTTGACAGTATCAAGGTTGAGGAACTGCAAGGATCTTTAGAAGCACATGAACAAAGGATGAATCAGAGAAATTCTGATAAATCCAATGGTGAGATAGCATTACAAGTTCAGCAGGGtaataagaataagaaaggaaagGTAAAATGGCAAGGCAACAAGGGAAAAGATGGAAATGGAAAAGAGAATCAAGATACCAAAGGAGGTGGAAATCAGAAGAAACAGTTCAATGGTGGTAGAGGTGGTTACAAtggaggtggaagaggtggaagaggtggaagaggtggaagaggaaAGTTTGACAAGAAACACATTCAATGCTATAATTGCCAAAATTATGGTCATTTTGCAGATGAATGTAGATTCAGAGAGGAATCAAGTGATGTTGAGGCCAAAATAGCtagaaatgatgatgatgatgagggtTCAGTGATGCTTCTTGTAACTACAAAGGATGAAAATGACTTTCAAGAGAAATGGTATCTTGACACTAGATGT
Coding sequences within it:
- the LOC123899151 gene encoding GDSL esterase/lipase 5-like isoform X3, producing the protein MMARKKIHFCFLIFSLSYGILIPTRCLGNICLPKQHVALFVFGDSLFDVGNNNYINTTIDNQANYSPYGETFFNFPTGRFSDGRVIPDFVAEYAKLPLIQPYLFPGNQQYVNGINFASAGAGALVETHQGLVIDLKTQLTYFKNVKKILRQRYGNKETTTLLSKAVYLINIGVNDYFQENSSLYTHEKYVSMVVGNLTTVIKGIYDLGGRKFGILNQPSKGCFPTIKAFVNGTKSGSCIEEYSAPAKVHNIVLFEELEKLRKQIKGFKYSYFNFFDVSFEVINNPSKFGLKEGGVACCGSGPYKGYYSCGGKREVKDYDLCKNPSEYVFFDAVHPTESASRIISQFMWSGNLSISGPYNLKSLFQE